The Populus alba chromosome 6, ASM523922v2, whole genome shotgun sequence genome contains a region encoding:
- the LOC118058458 gene encoding uncharacterized protein yields the protein MAKFALANLLILLVNSGTLLTSLAYPDCTYPLPPSRPPNYPPKLPPVHIPPPPPPPPPLKPPVTPPIKPPPPYLPPPNPPVIPKPPIVKPPPPETPCPPHPSPPELCPPPETPCPPHPSPPELCPPPPPPKQETCPINTLKLGACVDVLGRIVHIRTGSSAKDECCPVLEGLVDLDAASCLCTVIKAKLLNINLIIPIALEVLADCGKTPPPGFKCPA from the coding sequence ATGGCTAAGTTTGCTTTGGCCAATCTCTTGATCCTTCTTGTGAACTCGGGCACTTTGCTTACTTCACTTGCTTATCCCGACTGCACTTACCCGCTCCCACCCTCTAGGCCACCAAACTATCCTCCTAAGTTACCACCAGTACAcataccaccaccaccaccaccaccaccaccactgaAGCCTCCTGTAACTCCTCCAATAAAGCCACCACCACCATATCTTCCACCACCAAATCCTCCAGTGATACCAAAACCACCAATCGTGAAGCCACCACCACCTGAAACACCATGCCCTCCACACCCATCACCACCAGAGCTATGCCCACCACCTGAAACACCATGCCCTCCTCATCCATCACCACCAGAGCTAtgcccaccaccaccaccaccaaagcAAGAGACTTGCCCCATTAACACTCTCAAGTTAGGTGCATGTGTGGATGTATTAGGTAGAATAGTCCACATTCGTACTGGCAGTAGTGCCAAGGATGAATGCTGCCCAGTGCTTGAAGGTCTTGTAGACTTGGATGCTGCTTCATGTCTTTGCACCGTCATCAAGGCTAAACTTCTCAACATCAACCTTATTATACCCATTGCTCTTGAGGTCCTTGCTGACTGTGGCAAGACCCCACCTCCTGGGTTCAAGTGTCCTGCCTAA